A part of Solibacillus sp. FSL H8-0538 genomic DNA contains:
- a CDS encoding LysR family transcriptional regulator, translating into MDLRKMYYFVATVKYQSFSRAAKVLHISQPSLSNTIKNLEREIGAPLIERTTKQFQLTELGQQFYERSKGLIAQFEVMDTELKELAKGEHLEIRLGMIESANYWFSQVIIAYQKQYPHNRITLIDTLYNQTVRQALLGLTVHGVITNQHIVDTEIKSELLYNEPYVVLIKKDHPFSTKEIITLVDFTEEALIIGMPEFQTSAQILKAFEQENVTPHIQYKIERFEMIKVLVEEGLGIAILPQHYVTQHLSECLLTRPVHSEFLNRNVYLSTMKDRTFPESILKLFKLIKIMH; encoded by the coding sequence ATGGATTTAAGAAAAATGTATTATTTCGTTGCGACGGTAAAATATCAAAGTTTTTCAAGGGCCGCAAAAGTGTTACATATTTCACAGCCTTCGTTAAGCAATACGATAAAAAATTTGGAACGAGAAATTGGTGCACCGTTAATAGAACGAACAACGAAACAATTTCAATTAACAGAATTAGGTCAGCAATTTTATGAACGATCGAAAGGTTTAATTGCTCAATTTGAAGTAATGGATACGGAGCTAAAAGAGTTAGCTAAAGGAGAGCATTTAGAAATTCGATTAGGCATGATTGAATCAGCAAATTACTGGTTTTCACAAGTAATCATTGCCTATCAAAAACAATACCCACATAATCGAATTACACTAATTGATACACTCTATAACCAAACCGTGCGCCAGGCGTTGTTAGGTTTAACAGTGCATGGAGTAATTACTAACCAACATATTGTTGATACTGAAATAAAAAGTGAATTATTGTATAACGAACCGTACGTCGTATTAATAAAAAAAGATCATCCATTTTCCACGAAGGAAATAATAACGCTAGTAGACTTTACTGAAGAAGCATTAATAATTGGAATGCCAGAATTTCAAACGAGTGCACAAATATTAAAAGCATTTGAACAGGAAAATGTCACACCGCATATTCAATATAAAATAGAACGATTTGAAATGATAAAAGTATTAGTAGAGGAAGGGTTAGGAATTGCCATCCTACCACAACACTATGTCACGCAGCATTTATCAGAGTGCTTACTAACACGCCCAGTGCATAGTGAGTTTTTAAATCGCAATGTATACTTAAGCACAATGAAGGATCGCACGTTCCCAGAAAGTATATTGAAGCTATTTAAGCTCATAAAAATAATGCATTGA
- the hutG gene encoding formimidoylglutamase has protein sequence MYKKTDSAVWQGRTDHETDHAYFRYHQIVQLATTAKQGSIGLIGFVCDEGVRRNNGRVGAKDAPLALRKQLAPLPWRNPVHENSLIDLGDIICEGHELERAQQELGDKVSDILTNGKAIVLGGGHETLYGQYLGVRKAAGPDASIGLLNIDAHFDMRSYDKQTSSGTMFKQILDDDPNAHYFVCGIQQYGNTTALFDTADQYDVQYFLDEELDSLLFTTELNDFMDAHDVLLVTLCMDVLNAAEAPGVSAPSPFGLSALKVRDILRQMVSHKKTVSFSICEVNPLLDVNNRTAKLGAYFINEVIMNSFE, from the coding sequence ATGTATAAAAAAACAGATTCAGCAGTTTGGCAAGGTCGCACCGATCATGAAACGGATCACGCTTACTTTCGATATCATCAAATTGTTCAATTGGCAACGACAGCTAAACAAGGATCAATTGGATTAATAGGCTTTGTTTGCGATGAAGGTGTACGCCGTAACAATGGTCGTGTTGGTGCAAAAGACGCTCCTTTAGCCTTACGTAAGCAGTTAGCACCGTTGCCTTGGCGTAATCCTGTTCATGAAAATTCGCTAATTGATTTAGGGGATATCATTTGTGAAGGTCATGAATTAGAGCGTGCTCAACAGGAACTAGGGGATAAAGTTTCCGATATTTTAACAAACGGAAAGGCCATTGTACTTGGGGGCGGGCATGAAACATTATACGGACAATATTTGGGGGTGCGAAAAGCAGCGGGTCCGGACGCTTCAATTGGATTGCTAAATATTGATGCGCACTTTGATATGCGTTCGTATGACAAACAAACTTCATCCGGTACAATGTTTAAACAAATTTTAGACGACGATCCCAATGCACACTATTTCGTATGTGGCATCCAACAATATGGAAATACGACCGCATTATTCGATACAGCCGATCAATATGATGTGCAATACTTTTTAGATGAAGAATTGGATTCATTATTGTTCACTACAGAATTAAATGACTTTATGGATGCACATGATGTTTTACTCGTTACGCTTTGTATGGATGTTTTAAATGCGGCTGAAGCACCTGGTGTCAGTGCGCCTTCACCATTTGGTCTATCCGCTTTAAAGGTTCGTGACATTTTACGCCAAATGGTTTCACACAAAAAAACAGTAAGCTTCAGCATTTGTGAAGTCAACCCGTTACTTGATGTAAATAACCGAACAGCAAAATTAGGGGCTTACTTTATAAATGAAGTAATTATGAATAGTT